In Anomalospiza imberbis isolate Cuckoo-Finch-1a 21T00152 chromosome 10, ASM3175350v1, whole genome shotgun sequence, the following proteins share a genomic window:
- the CLDN18 gene encoding claudin-18 isoform X2, with protein sequence MSVTICQSMGFVVSALGIGGIIASTCMDQWSTQDLYNNPVTAVFNYQGLWRTCVRESSGFTECRGYFTILGLPAMFQAVRALMIVGIVLGILGLLVCIFALKCIRIGSMEDTAKANMTLTSGIMFIIAGLCAITGVSVFANMLVTNFWMSTTNMYQGMQNVQNRYTFGSALFVGWVAGGLALVGGIMMCLACKGLIPEESRYKAVSYNASGRNISYRTGPYKVGSGYEADPKTRKGVGYEEAPRSEDGRRPYPSKYDYV encoded by the exons ATGTCGGTGACAATCTGCCAGTCCATGGGCTTTGTGGTGTCCGCCCTGGGCATCGGGGGCATCATCGCCTCCACGTGCATGGACCAGTGGAGCACCCAGGACCTGTACAACAACCCAGTGACAGCCGTCTTCAACTACCAGGGCCTCTGGCGTACCTGTGTCCGGGAGAGCTCCGGCTTCACCGAGTGCCGCGGCTACTTCACcatcctggggctgccag CGATGTTCCAGGCTGTGAGGGCCCTCATGATCGTGGGGATTGTCCTGGGAATCCTTGGCCTCCTCGTGTGCATTTTTGCTCTGAAATGCATCCGGATTGGGAGCATGGAGGATACTGCCAAAGCCAACATGACCCTGACCTCCGGCATCATGTTCATCATTGCTG GCCTGTGTGCCATCACTGGAGTGTCCGTGTTTGCCAACATGCTGGTCACAAACTTCTGGATGTCCACCACCAACATGTACCAGGGAATGCAGAACGTCCAGAACAG GTACACCTTTGGCTCTGCCCTCTTTGTCGGATGGGTGGCAGGGGGCCTGGCCCTCGTGGGAGGCATCATGATGTGCCTTGCTTGCAAAGGGCTCATTCCAGAAGAATCCCG CTACAAAGCCGTGTCCTACAATGCCTCGGGCCGGAACATCTCCTACAGGACGGGGCCCTACAAGGTTGGCTCAGGGTATGAAGCTGACCCAAAGACCAGGAAGGGTGTGGGATATGAAGAAGCTCCTCGAAGTGAGGATGGGAGACGCCCATACCCCTCGAAATACGACTATGTCTAG
- the CLDN18 gene encoding claudin-18 isoform X1, which yields MSTTICQVMGFLVSSLGIAGTIMATAMDTWSTQDLYDNPVTAVFQYQGLWRSCVRQSSGFTECRPYFTILGLPAMFQAVRALMIVGIVLGILGLLVCIFALKCIRIGSMEDTAKANMTLTSGIMFIIAGLCAITGVSVFANMLVTNFWMSTTNMYQGMQNVQNRYTFGSALFVGWVAGGLALVGGIMMCLACKGLIPEESRYKAVSYNASGRNISYRTGPYKVGSGYEADPKTRKGVGYEEAPRSEDGRRPYPSKYDYV from the exons ATGTCCACCACCATCTGCCAGGTGATGGGGTTCCTCGTGTCATCGCTGGGCATTGCGGGGACCATCATGGCGACGGCAATGGACACATGGAGCACACAGGACCTGTATGACAACCCGGTCACGGCCGTGTTCCAGTACCAGGGGTTGTGGAGGAGCTGCGTGCGGCAGAGCTCCGGCTTCACGGAGTGTCGGCCATATTTCACTATCCTTGGGCTGCCAG CGATGTTCCAGGCTGTGAGGGCCCTCATGATCGTGGGGATTGTCCTGGGAATCCTTGGCCTCCTCGTGTGCATTTTTGCTCTGAAATGCATCCGGATTGGGAGCATGGAGGATACTGCCAAAGCCAACATGACCCTGACCTCCGGCATCATGTTCATCATTGCTG GCCTGTGTGCCATCACTGGAGTGTCCGTGTTTGCCAACATGCTGGTCACAAACTTCTGGATGTCCACCACCAACATGTACCAGGGAATGCAGAACGTCCAGAACAG GTACACCTTTGGCTCTGCCCTCTTTGTCGGATGGGTGGCAGGGGGCCTGGCCCTCGTGGGAGGCATCATGATGTGCCTTGCTTGCAAAGGGCTCATTCCAGAAGAATCCCG CTACAAAGCCGTGTCCTACAATGCCTCGGGCCGGAACATCTCCTACAGGACGGGGCCCTACAAGGTTGGCTCAGGGTATGAAGCTGACCCAAAGACCAGGAAGGGTGTGGGATATGAAGAAGCTCCTCGAAGTGAGGATGGGAGACGCCCATACCCCTCGAAATACGACTATGTCTAG